ATCGGTTTGTACCTGCGGTGTCGATACAACCAGTGATTGGAAAGTTTTACTGGACTTAAATGTGATAATCGGTTCGTTATTATCGCTGGTGGCTATGTGAACCAACTCATCAGCAGGATAAGAGTTAAAAGTAACTACGATTGATTTCTGGCTGGAATTGGCACTTGGTGCCATGGCCATTCCGGCGCTTCCAGCTGCAACTAGAATTCCTCCCTCAATTATAAACTCGCGGTTATAATCCAGGGCACTGTTAAATCCGCTTGCTGGTCCGTGGACAATGACTGTTCCGCCTGTCATGGTGATATCGCCATTGGAATCGATTCCATCACCCTCTGCGCTGATAACTACCCAGCCGCCATTAATGGTCAGCGCTCCATACGCCTCTGACATAAAAGGATTTCGCCCGGGTCGGGCGGCTGTTGCGGATGCATCCACCCCTCCGGCAGCGTTGATACCGTCATCGCGGGCATCGGCAATGCGGATCATGCCATCGTTGATGGTAATGAATGTGCTTTCCAAGCCTTCATAGCAGCGCGCAACGGCTATTTCCCCACCATTGATGGTTATGCTTGAATCAGCGTGAATGGCGTCATCACCAGAACTGATGCTGATCAAACCACCATTTATGGTAATTTGACCATTGGCATGAACTGCATCATCCGATGAATCAATGGTAATGCTGCCCCCATCGATGATAATGCCCACACCTGCTTTTAGCCCTTTTGCACTGGGCGAACTGGCTGCTGGAGCAGGCATTCCTCTTCCCCACATGCCCCAGCTGGAAAGATTGCTGGAAACAGCACTGCCTCCACCCGACTTAATTGTGACAGTACCGCCTTTAATGAGCAAATCGGTTTCCGCCTGGATTCCGTCAAGCTCCGCGGTAATGTCAATCCTGCCATTTTCAATGTAAACAAATCCCCTGCTCGGATCCGTATCGTTGTTGGATTGAATCCCATCCTGTCCAGCGGTGATTGTGATTTGGCCGCCTCTGACAGCGACCAGATCCCGTCCTTTTAGGCCATCCCCAACTGCGGTTATCTCAATCGTTCCGGACACTATTTTCAGGTCATCTTTACTGACAATGCCGTGGCGGTAATTGCCGTTAACTATTAGGGTTCCTGCGCCGTTAATGGTCAGGTCGTCCCTGCTGAAAATTACGGCGTTGATATCATCTGCAGCGGAATCGCTTGTTGGGCTGGTTCCATCTGTGATGGTGTTGATTGTTCCCGGAGCAAGAGTTAGAATCACTTTATCAGCGCTGCTCACATAAATCGGGGCGGTAGATGCTGATGCTATCCTGACACCGTTAAGTACGAGCTGCACATCATCATTAGCGCCGGCTTCCACAACAAGCTGCCCATCCTCAAGTTTACCCTGGATTATATATGTTCCTGCCGCTAAAATTCGGACGGTAGAACCGACAGCCTCCACACCAGAACCAGAGACAGTGATCCCATCAGGACTGAGATTAATCACTGCCGGACCTGCTGTATGGAAGCCGGGATCAAGATCTTTTTTAGTGAAATTTACTGTTACCTCTGCTGCTGCGCTGAGAGCCACAGCGATTAACAGTACCGCGCAGATCAGAATTGTTTTAGCTGCTCTGCCCATCAATAAGACCTCCTCAGTCTGCCCGCTTCTTAGCGTTAATTCTCTCTTCTGCCAGGCGATCAGCCGCTCTGCTGGTAGAAATCTGATCGCGAACCGCGATTTCAATGATCCTCTGGACGCTGTCATAAATTGCGGCTGCTTTTTTCACAGCATTGGCCTCGTTATAACCTTGAAGTTCCTCATAAACATTGATTACCCCACCGGCGTTAATCACATAATCAGGGACATACAGGATCTCCCTCTCCATAAGGCGCTCTCCATAGGAGCTGTCAGCCAGCTGATTATTAGCGCATCCGGCCACGATGATGCAGTTAAGCTGCTCAATGGTGGTTTCATTGATTACTCCACCGACAGCGCACGGCGCAAACACATCGCATTCCACACTGTAAATCTCTTCCGGTGCAACTGCCTGGGCGCCAAACTCCTCCACAGCCTGTTCCACCTTTTCGGGTGACCGATTGGTAACGATTAGTTTTGC
The sequence above is drawn from the Bacillota bacterium genome and encodes:
- a CDS encoding carbohydrate-binding domain-containing protein, with amino-acid sequence MGRAAKTILICAVLLIAVALSAAAEVTVNFTKKDLDPGFHTAGPAVINLSPDGITVSGSGVEAVGSTVRILAAGTYIIQGKLEDGQLVVEAGANDDVQLVLNGVRIASASTAPIYVSSADKVILTLAPGTINTITDGTSPTSDSAADDINAVIFSRDDLTINGAGTLIVNGNYRHGIVSKDDLKIVSGTIEITAVGDGLKGRDLVAVRGGQITITAGQDGIQSNNDTDPSRGFVYIENGRIDITAELDGIQAETDLLIKGGTVTIKSGGGSAVSSNLSSWGMWGRGMPAPAASSPSAKGLKAGVGIIIDGGSITIDSSDDAVHANGQITINGGLISISSGDDAIHADSSITINGGEIAVARCYEGLESTFITINDGMIRIADARDDGINAAGGVDASATAARPGRNPFMSEAYGALTINGGWVVISAEGDGIDSNGDITMTGGTVIVHGPASGFNSALDYNREFIIEGGILVAAGSAGMAMAPSANSSQKSIVVTFNSYPADELVHIATSDNNEPIITFKSSKTFQSLVVSTPQVQTDTNYVIYRGGTHTGTEQDGLFTDGTYTPGTQIGTVSANQSQSQGWPGFPGMPMPPGPWGRRF